Genomic segment of Caldanaerobius polysaccharolyticus DSM 13641:
CTTTCCCTAATCGATCCGAAATGCTCATGCCTGCAAACATGCTGTTTATTAAACCGTAGGCCACTTTATTAACGCGGGCCCAGTCCACACACCTCTCCATGACACTTACGGCATCGTCCTTTAACCCTTTTGCTGCGCTTAGGTATTTATACGCCCTGCTGAACAACCTTTTTATCTCCTCGCTCAGTGCCACAATAGCCTCTCTGTGTTTTTGCATTTCTTGTTCATTTAAAAACTGCCCCAGGTTTATAATCACCTCAAGGGAGCCAGGGTAAACCGGATCCACCACATGAGGCGCTGTGCCGTCAATTAACGCAATCCCTTTTTGGGGGATTACAACTCCATCCAGCGAATTATTATCAGAGGAACAACGGTGAAATTCTACATCAAACCCTTTATCCACCATGACATAGGCTATTTTCTTCATAAAACTGGACTTCCCTGTACCCGGCCCCCCTTTTAATATGAAAATCCTTTTGGCATCGTCGCCAATTATGTATTTATAAAATGAATAAAAACCATAGGCGGTATTTCCGCCAGGAAACACCTCTTTGATATAACCTTTACCCATAGACATCCTCCTCCACTTCTGTGGTTATTACAGACCATTATATGCAAAGACATCGATATGAATTACCATTAAAACACCATGGAACAACGGATAAGTTTAATATATAATTCTATATATCTTAATGTATATAGGAGGGGAGAAACATGAAGGGTAATAAGATATACAAAGCTGTAATCTCTTTTGCTTTGATAATAGCTGTCATTGCCATTATGCTACCAGCTTCAGCTAACTATCCTGATATATCTATATCTATAAACGGGAATTTGATACAGATAACTCCAAAGCCCATGGTCGTAGGCGGATATATAACAGTTCCCTTCAGAGGTATTTCTGAAGCACTGGGCGCAGATGTGTATTGGGACTCATCGTCGCAGACGATGACAGCGGTAAAAGGCGATCAAAGCGCTACGGTGCAAAATGGGCAAAAATGGGCAGTGGTCAACAATAAGGTAATAACAATGCCTGTCCTTTCATTTATGAGCAACAACAGGTTGTATGTGCCCCTTACGCTATTTAAAGAAGCCTTTGGCGCCAATATACAATGGGATAAAGTAAACCATATAGTTTACATCAAGACATCGGACAGCCATTATGAGTGGGGCACAGGAGTAAACAATATAGTTTATCCCGATTACAATGCCCTCAAGGCAAAACTGCAAAGTTATATAAGCACACGCCCGGGACAGATAAGTGTATACGTTCACGACTTGACCACAGGCCAGACTCTAAGCATCGGCGGAGACAATGTGTACGCAGCAGCCAGCACAATAAAACTGCCATTGGTGCTATATCTTTATGAGCAGGCCGCTGCAGGGAAAATAGATCTCAACACAAAGCTCACTTATACGCCGAAGTATTACATGCAGGGAACAGGTATCCTCCAAGGACAGCCCTTTGGTGGCCAGTATACTATAAGAGAACTTTCGCGACTGGCTATTGAGTACAGCGACAACGTGGCCTGGCAGATGTTGTTGGACTACGCAGGCCAAGATAACTTAACGGCTTTTGAAAAGTCACTGGGTGCCAACGCAACAGGCCTTGTCAACGGCCTAAGCGTAACCACACCTAAAGATATGGATATATACTTGAGTGAGTTATTGGCATTTAGAGATGAAAACTACGATCTGGGAAATGAAGTACTGTATTATATGGAACACTCCATCTTCAGCGAGGGGATACCTCAGGAATTGCCTTCAGGAGTAGTCGTAGCTCATAAGATGGGAGCCCTTGATGACAAATTCCACGACGTAGGCATCGTATTTGGAAATCGACCTTACATCATAACCATATTCACAGAAAACGGCTGGGAAGACGCATCGCTTCAAACCCTTGCCGATATTTCTCGAATAGTATATGATTATCAGTCAGGACTTTAATGTTTTGGTTAAAAAAGATGAGGTAGACCATTAGCATTTACCTCATCTTTTTATTATTGTATTATTCTCACAATGATGCTATACTTTATGCAAAGCTACTAGAGAGGAAGTATGCAAGGTTGAAGAATGTTATAGATTTTCACGCCCACGCTTTTCCTGATAAAGTGGCATCAAAAGCTGTGGCGAATTTAAGCAAGCATTATTCGTTGAAAATAGAGCGAAAGGGAACATTAAAAGACCTGATTAATAGCGCAAAAGAAGGAGGCATATGCCGCATAGTAGTACACTCCACAGCAACCAACCCACAACAGGTAGAGAGCGTA
This window contains:
- a CDS encoding PRK06851 family protein, producing MGKGYIKEVFPGGNTAYGFYSFYKYIIGDDAKRIFILKGGPGTGKSSFMKKIAYVMVDKGFDVEFHRCSSDNNSLDGVVIPQKGIALIDGTAPHVVDPVYPGSLEVIINLGQFLNEQEMQKHREAIVALSEEIKRLFSRAYKYLSAAKGLKDDAVSVMERCVDWARVNKVAYGLINSMFAGMSISDRLGKERHLFASAITPGGVKDYVETIVRPYSKRYVIKGRDGTGGTLILKTLLEQARIRGCDVEAYHCALDPEVIEHLLIPGLDVAITTWEKFEDSGLVVDLGGCVDEQKLRHYKEELEADLEYAGIMVQEAVKCINKAKKAHDELEKYYVSCMDFHAVDQLREDVLKKILRC
- a CDS encoding serine hydrolase, translated to MKGNKIYKAVISFALIIAVIAIMLPASANYPDISISINGNLIQITPKPMVVGGYITVPFRGISEALGADVYWDSSSQTMTAVKGDQSATVQNGQKWAVVNNKVITMPVLSFMSNNRLYVPLTLFKEAFGANIQWDKVNHIVYIKTSDSHYEWGTGVNNIVYPDYNALKAKLQSYISTRPGQISVYVHDLTTGQTLSIGGDNVYAAASTIKLPLVLYLYEQAAAGKIDLNTKLTYTPKYYMQGTGILQGQPFGGQYTIRELSRLAIEYSDNVAWQMLLDYAGQDNLTAFEKSLGANATGLVNGLSVTTPKDMDIYLSELLAFRDENYDLGNEVLYYMEHSIFSEGIPQELPSGVVVAHKMGALDDKFHDVGIVFGNRPYIITIFTENGWEDASLQTLADISRIVYDYQSGL